Proteins from one Falsirhodobacter algicola genomic window:
- a CDS encoding TetR/AcrR family transcriptional regulator — protein MTVDTTGGGDRQGRPRDETAGPAIMTAARALVLAHGYDGVSIADIIRSAGVSRQTLYRRWPTKAALVLEAFFQGAVAPPDMESGACRTALADFLQRLFDQLTREGDAIRSLIAQTVADADFAVLFRDRFVRPRERMVSDLLETAVARGELGAQTDIPVATAMLHGAFWYRLLNAEPLDRSFALALTAQVFGPPP, from the coding sequence ATGACAGTGGACACGACAGGCGGCGGAGACCGGCAGGGCCGCCCGCGGGACGAAACGGCCGGCCCCGCGATCATGACGGCGGCCCGCGCGCTGGTGCTGGCCCATGGCTATGACGGCGTCAGCATCGCCGACATCATCCGCAGCGCGGGCGTGTCCCGCCAGACGCTGTATCGCCGCTGGCCGACGAAGGCCGCGCTGGTGCTGGAGGCGTTCTTTCAGGGCGCGGTCGCGCCGCCGGACATGGAGAGCGGCGCGTGCCGCACCGCGCTGGCCGATTTCCTGCAACGCCTGTTCGATCAACTGACGCGCGAGGGCGACGCGATCCGCAGCCTCATCGCGCAGACGGTGGCGGATGCCGATTTCGCGGTCCTGTTCCGCGACCGTTTCGTGCGGCCCCGCGAACGGATGGTCAGCGATCTTCTGGAAACGGCCGTCGCGCGGGGCGAGCTTGGGGCGCAGACCGACATCCCGGTGGCAACGGCGATGCTGCACGGGGCCTTCTGGTACAGGCTTCTGAACGCCGAACCCTTGGACCGCTCCTTTGCCCTTGCCCTGACCGCGCAGGTGTTCGGCCCACCCCCCTGA
- a CDS encoding Hint domain-containing protein yields the protein MSVTVESDGDFYKYNGTLANLLGLSVLPSLSSGVDGTLTAATEVLNPGDTGTVTIGSGADQAFTYVGSGTATGLTDTTTFMVFTTGSDIYLFTSDAFPTLSALLVAFNVDDTAPYNIFSNADGVVDGTSGADTIGATYVDDDGDRISIGDDTVLGYAGNDLIFGAQGNDLLYGGDGNDGIYGNAGSDTLFGGAGNDTLGGGSEDSSADELYGGAGNDTLLADGGNDIMDGGEGTDTFDASVLTSVAVTVDEDGNGTVVSDSDTDTITSIEGFVAGETVGERDSITLTSTVDDLSLISGIDTDLQDGLTSGTYTQKDGTVIDFGPSASISYDALIAGIQDGTYQGTGTLTITGGDESGTVGNISFANFEDITISVTCFTRGTLIDTPEGPRAVEDLAVGDMVTTLDRGPQPLRWTGCKSFGLLDLTLRPKLRPIRIAAGALGAGLPKTDLVVSRQHRVLVRSTVAERMFGSREVLVPAVKLLALDGIDLVEDAASVEYFHLLFDQHEVVFSNGAATESLFTGPEALKSVSPESAEEIRAIFPEICEPGFAPQSARPIPENGKRARKLVERHMKSARDLVEIA from the coding sequence ATGAGTGTAACGGTTGAATCCGACGGCGATTTCTACAAGTACAACGGAACTCTCGCGAACCTGCTCGGCCTTTCGGTCCTGCCGAGTCTCAGCAGCGGAGTCGACGGAACCCTCACCGCCGCGACCGAAGTGCTCAACCCGGGCGATACGGGCACGGTGACCATCGGCAGTGGGGCGGATCAAGCCTTCACCTATGTGGGAAGCGGCACAGCGACCGGTCTTACCGATACGACCACCTTCATGGTCTTCACCACTGGCAGCGATATCTATCTGTTCACGTCAGACGCGTTCCCGACTTTGTCGGCTCTCTTGGTCGCGTTTAACGTCGACGATACTGCGCCCTACAATATTTTCTCGAATGCGGACGGCGTGGTCGACGGCACCAGCGGCGCCGATACGATCGGCGCGACCTATGTCGACGACGATGGCGACCGGATCAGCATAGGCGATGACACGGTGCTGGGCTATGCCGGCAACGACCTCATCTTCGGCGCGCAGGGGAACGACCTCCTCTATGGCGGGGATGGCAACGATGGCATCTACGGCAATGCCGGATCGGACACGCTGTTCGGCGGGGCGGGCAATGACACTCTGGGCGGCGGCAGCGAGGATAGCAGCGCCGACGAACTCTATGGCGGCGCCGGCAACGATACGCTTCTGGCCGATGGCGGCAATGACATCATGGATGGCGGGGAGGGGACCGACACCTTCGACGCCTCGGTGCTGACCTCGGTCGCGGTGACGGTGGACGAGGACGGCAACGGCACGGTCGTCTCGGATTCGGACACCGATACCATCACCTCCATCGAAGGCTTCGTCGCCGGCGAGACGGTGGGCGAGCGCGACTCGATCACGCTGACGAGCACGGTCGACGATCTGTCCCTGATCAGCGGAATCGACACGGACCTTCAAGACGGGCTGACCTCGGGGACCTACACCCAGAAGGACGGCACGGTCATCGACTTCGGCCCCTCGGCGTCGATCAGCTATGACGCACTGATCGCGGGCATTCAGGACGGCACCTATCAGGGCACGGGCACGCTCACCATCACCGGCGGGGACGAAAGCGGCACCGTCGGCAACATCTCCTTCGCCAATTTCGAAGACATCACCATCTCAGTCACCTGCTTCACGCGCGGGACGCTGATCGACACCCCCGAAGGCCCGCGCGCGGTCGAGGATCTGGCGGTGGGCGACATGGTCACCACGCTGGACCGGGGCCCGCAGCCGCTGCGCTGGACGGGTTGCAAATCCTTCGGCCTCCTTGATCTGACGCTGCGTCCGAAGCTGCGCCCGATCCGCATCGCGGCCGGTGCGCTCGGGGCGGGGCTGCCGAAGACGGACCTCGTCGTCTCGCGCCAGCACCGGGTGCTCGTCCGCTCCACCGTGGCGGAACGGATGTTCGGCTCGCGCGAGGTGCTGGTGCCGGCGGTGAAGCTCTTGGCGCTGGACGGGATCGATCTGGTGGAGGATGCCGCCTCGGTGGAGTACTTCCACCTCCTCTTCGATCAGCACGAGGTCGTCTTCTCCAACGGGGCGGCGACGGAGAGCCTGTTCACCGGGCCCGAAGCGCTCAAATCCGTATCCCCCGAAAGCGCCGAGGAGATCCGCGCGATCTTCCCCGAGATCTGCGAGCCGGGTTTCGCGCCCCAGTCCGCGCGTCCGATCCCGGAAAACGGCAAGCGCGCGCGCAAGCTGGTGGAACGGCACATGAAAAGCGCGCGGGATCTGGTCGAAATCGCCTGA
- a CDS encoding FdhF/YdeP family oxidoreductase produces the protein MAKDDFIGATSKAAGGWGALKSCGKQLLGSGAPLAGMKAMLQANQPDGFDCPGCAWGDPEHGSSFEFCENGVKAVAWEATKRRATPEFFAAHAVSALRGWSDHDLEQQGRLTHPMRHDPATDTYVPVTWDEAFAGIGAALRAIPPDTAEFYTSGRASNEAAFLYQTFVRLYGTNNFPDCSNMCHEASGVALTDAIGIGKGTVRLEDFELADAIFVIGQNPGTNHPRMLADLRRAAARGARIVVFNPLKEKGLQRFADPQNKLEMMRGGSEPTSTDYFQPRLGGDMAAVRGMAKVVLAEGTLDRAFIEAECHGFDDWRAVVEATGWPEIEDQSGLSRAEIERAARIYMNAERVICTWAMGVTQHRHSVATIREIANFMFLRGNIGRPGAGLCPVRGHSNVQGDRTVGINEKAPEAFIAAMEAELGVTLPRRPGHNVLAAMGAMLDGSAKAFVGLGGNFARATPDSALLAEAMPRLDLTVHVATKLNHSHLLPGRSGWLLPCLGRTEIDRNAAGIRQIVTVEDSMSMVHGSGGINLPASEHLKSEIAIVAGIAEATVGTGVLDWAALAEDHDEIRAMIARVLPSFDDYNTRVRQPRGFWLRNPASEREWRTPTGRANFGADPLPHRTEWQEAQAGQGAFVLQTFRSHDQYNTTIYGMDDRYRGVYGERRVVFMHPEDLRAMGRAAGDRVDVLGTGGRVAEGFRLVPYDIPRGCVAGYYPELNVLVPHDAFGDRSHTPVSKSIPVRFRPAS, from the coding sequence ATGGCCAAGGACGATTTCATCGGAGCCACCTCGAAAGCGGCGGGCGGCTGGGGCGCGCTGAAAAGCTGCGGCAAGCAGCTTTTGGGCAGCGGGGCGCCCTTGGCCGGGATGAAGGCGATGCTGCAGGCGAACCAGCCGGACGGGTTCGATTGTCCGGGCTGCGCATGGGGCGATCCCGAGCATGGATCGTCGTTCGAATTCTGCGAGAATGGCGTGAAGGCCGTCGCATGGGAGGCGACGAAGCGCCGCGCCACGCCGGAGTTCTTCGCCGCCCATGCCGTGAGCGCGCTGCGCGGCTGGAGCGATCACGACCTCGAGCAGCAGGGCCGTCTGACCCATCCGATGCGCCACGATCCGGCCACCGACACCTATGTGCCCGTGACATGGGACGAAGCGTTTGCCGGCATCGGCGCGGCCCTGCGCGCGATCCCGCCGGACACGGCCGAGTTCTACACCTCGGGCCGGGCCAGCAACGAGGCGGCGTTCCTCTATCAGACCTTCGTGCGGCTCTATGGCACGAACAATTTCCCCGATTGCTCCAACATGTGCCACGAGGCGTCGGGCGTGGCCCTGACCGATGCGATCGGCATCGGCAAGGGCACCGTCCGGCTGGAGGATTTCGAGCTGGCGGACGCGATCTTCGTCATCGGGCAGAACCCCGGCACGAACCATCCGCGCATGCTGGCCGATCTGCGCCGCGCCGCCGCCCGCGGGGCGCGCATCGTCGTGTTCAACCCGCTGAAGGAAAAGGGCCTCCAACGCTTCGCCGATCCGCAGAACAAGCTGGAGATGATGCGCGGCGGCAGCGAGCCGACCTCCACCGACTATTTCCAGCCGCGCCTCGGCGGTGACATGGCGGCGGTGCGCGGCATGGCCAAGGTAGTGCTGGCCGAAGGCACGCTCGACCGCGCCTTCATCGAGGCCGAGTGCCACGGCTTCGACGATTGGCGCGCGGTGGTGGAGGCGACGGGCTGGCCCGAGATCGAGGATCAGTCGGGCCTTTCCCGCGCCGAGATCGAGCGTGCGGCCCGCATCTACATGAACGCCGAGCGGGTGATCTGCACATGGGCGATGGGCGTGACGCAGCACCGCCATTCCGTCGCCACCATCCGCGAGATTGCGAACTTCATGTTCCTGCGCGGCAATATCGGGCGTCCGGGGGCAGGGCTCTGCCCCGTGCGCGGCCATTCCAACGTGCAGGGCGACCGCACCGTCGGCATCAACGAAAAGGCCCCCGAGGCCTTCATCGCCGCGATGGAGGCCGAACTCGGCGTGACGCTGCCGCGCCGTCCGGGGCACAACGTGCTGGCGGCGATGGGCGCGATGCTGGACGGTTCGGCCAAGGCCTTCGTGGGATTGGGCGGCAATTTCGCCCGCGCCACCCCCGACAGCGCCCTTTTGGCCGAAGCGATGCCGCGCCTCGATCTGACGGTGCATGTGGCCACGAAGCTGAACCATTCGCATCTGCTTCCGGGGCGGTCGGGCTGGCTGCTGCCCTGCCTTGGCCGGACCGAGATCGACCGCAACGCCGCCGGCATCCGCCAGATCGTCACGGTGGAGGATTCCATGAGCATGGTGCACGGATCGGGCGGCATCAATCTGCCCGCCTCGGAGCATCTGAAATCGGAGATCGCCATCGTCGCCGGGATCGCGGAGGCCACGGTCGGGACTGGGGTGCTCGATTGGGCCGCGCTGGCGGAGGATCATGACGAAATCCGCGCCATGATCGCCCGCGTCCTGCCCAGCTTCGACGATTACAACACCCGCGTGCGTCAGCCCCGGGGCTTCTGGCTGCGCAATCCGGCGTCGGAACGCGAATGGCGCACGCCCACGGGCCGCGCCAATTTCGGGGCCGATCCGCTGCCCCATCGCACCGAATGGCAAGAGGCGCAGGCGGGGCAGGGGGCCTTCGTGCTGCAGACCTTCCGCTCGCACGATCAGTACAACACCACCATCTACGGTATGGATGACCGCTATCGCGGGGTCTATGGCGAACGGCGGGTGGTGTTCATGCACCCTGAGGATCTGCGCGCCATGGGCCGCGCCGCGGGCGACCGGGTGGACGTTCTGGGCACGGGCGGACGCGTGGCCGAGGGCTTCCGCCTCGTGCCCTACGACATCCCGCGGGGCTGCGTTGCAGGCTATTATCCCGAATTGAACGTGCTGGTGCCGCACGATGCCTTCGGCGATCGCAGCCATACGCCGGTGTCGAAATCCATTCCGGTCCGCTTCCGCCCGGCCTCTTGA
- a CDS encoding alpha-D-ribose 1-methylphosphonate 5-triphosphate diphosphatase, with protein MTDIVLTNARLVLEHEVRPGAIVIRDGHIAEIGAPARSGVDMGGDLLAPGLIELHTDNLERHIQPRPGVDWPHAAAIIAHDAELAGTGITTVFDALRVGSILGTDHDRYARSMAREILQMRPHLRISHRIHLRAEICSETLAEELDEFGPEDGIGIVSLMDHTPGQRQFRDMEAYARYSMGKRGMSREVFEERCAQLIALHARYGALHEAAAVAAANRWGAVLASHDDTTAAHVAVSAAHGIRLAEFPTTLEAAAANRAAGIRNIMGAPNLIRGGSHSGNIAAGDLAEAGLLDIVSSDYVPAALLLAAFRLGALWGDVARGIGTVTAAPAAATGLSDRGRLAPGLRADLIRIAMPGGQPLLRETWVQGRRVA; from the coding sequence ATGACGGACATCGTATTGACGAATGCAAGGCTGGTTCTGGAACACGAGGTGCGTCCCGGCGCGATCGTGATCCGCGACGGCCATATCGCCGAGATCGGCGCCCCGGCGCGCAGCGGCGTGGATATGGGGGGCGATCTTCTGGCTCCGGGCTTGATCGAGCTGCACACCGACAACCTCGAACGCCATATCCAGCCCCGTCCGGGGGTGGACTGGCCCCATGCCGCCGCCATCATCGCCCATGACGCCGAACTCGCGGGGACCGGCATCACCACGGTGTTCGATGCGCTGCGCGTCGGCTCCATCCTCGGGACGGATCACGACCGCTATGCCCGCTCCATGGCGCGGGAAATCCTGCAGATGCGCCCGCATCTGCGCATCAGCCACCGCATCCATCTGCGGGCCGAGATCTGTTCGGAGACGTTGGCCGAGGAGCTGGACGAATTCGGCCCCGAGGACGGCATCGGCATCGTCAGCCTGATGGACCACACCCCCGGCCAGCGGCAGTTCCGCGACATGGAGGCCTATGCCCGCTATTCGATGGGCAAACGCGGCATGTCGCGCGAGGTGTTCGAGGAACGCTGCGCCCAATTGATCGCGCTGCATGCGCGTTACGGCGCGCTGCACGAGGCGGCGGCGGTCGCGGCGGCCAATCGCTGGGGCGCGGTGCTGGCCAGCCATGACGATACGACGGCGGCGCATGTGGCGGTGTCGGCGGCGCATGGCATCCGGCTGGCGGAGTTTCCGACCACGCTGGAGGCTGCAGCCGCCAACCGCGCCGCCGGCATCCGCAACATCATGGGCGCGCCGAACCTGATCCGGGGCGGGTCCCATTCGGGCAACATCGCGGCGGGCGATCTGGCCGAGGCGGGGCTTCTGGATATCGTCAGCTCGGACTATGTGCCGGCGGCGCTGCTTCTGGCGGCGTTCCGGCTGGGGGCGCTGTGGGGCGATGTCGCGCGGGGGATCGGGACGGTCACCGCCGCCCCCGCCGCCGCGACCGGGCTGAGCGATCGGGGCCGCCTTGCACCGGGCCTGCGCGCGGACCTGATCCGCATCGCGATGCCGGGGGGCCAGCCGCTGCTGCGCGAGACATGGGTGCAGGGCCGGCGCGTCGCCTAA
- a CDS encoding DUF1045 domain-containing protein, with translation MKRYAIYYLPPPGPLAEFGARWLGWDPQTGARHPLPPEQEALTAAPRRYGLHATLKAPFRLAGTKADLMAAVGDLAARLSPVAPGDLTVRRIGRFLALVPGGDTGPLNAMAARIVQDLDPFRAPLTEADRARRNPERLTPAQRTLLDRWGYPFVMEEFRFHITLTGPCDLEPDALAPRLAPVLPAPFTLSDICLMGEDAEGFFHLLRRYPI, from the coding sequence ATGAAACGCTACGCGATATATTACCTGCCCCCGCCCGGCCCGCTGGCCGAGTTCGGCGCGCGGTGGCTCGGCTGGGATCCGCAGACCGGCGCGCGCCATCCCCTCCCACCCGAGCAGGAGGCGCTGACGGCGGCGCCGCGCCGCTACGGGCTGCACGCAACGCTGAAGGCGCCCTTCCGCCTTGCCGGGACCAAGGCCGATCTGATGGCGGCGGTGGGCGATCTGGCGGCGCGCCTGTCGCCCGTCGCGCCGGGCGATCTGACGGTCCGGCGCATCGGGCGCTTTCTGGCGCTGGTGCCCGGCGGCGATACGGGGCCGCTGAACGCCATGGCCGCGCGCATCGTGCAGGATCTCGATCCCTTCCGCGCGCCCTTGACCGAGGCCGACCGGGCCCGCCGCAATCCCGAACGGCTGACCCCGGCGCAGCGCACGCTGCTGGACCGCTGGGGCTATCCCTTCGTGATGGAAGAGTTCCGTTTCCACATCACCCTGACCGGCCCCTGCGATCTGGAACCGGACGCCCTTGCGCCGCGATTGGCCCCGGTCCTGCCCGCGCCCTTCACCCTGTCCGACATCTGCCTGATGGGCGAGGATGCGGAGGGCTTCTTCCATCTGCTTCGGCGCTATCCGATCTGA
- a CDS encoding AAA family ATPase, giving the protein MKVFAVVGASGAGKDTLLAALQARRSDLTVLRRVITRPERPGDEPFEGVDPATFAARAAAGDFALIWEAHGLRYAVPRPKGVAGTVLFNGSRSRLGDAARAFAGLEVIHVTAPLEIRAARLAARGREDPDDMRRRLRRAAPLPPGLTVHEIDNGGPLDHAVAAALAVLEARCQIG; this is encoded by the coding sequence ATGAAGGTGTTTGCCGTGGTCGGCGCCTCGGGCGCGGGAAAGGACACGCTGCTGGCGGCCCTGCAGGCGCGGCGGTCGGACCTGACGGTGCTGCGCCGCGTCATCACCCGCCCCGAACGCCCCGGAGACGAGCCGTTCGAGGGAGTGGACCCCGCCACCTTCGCCGCGCGCGCGGCGGCGGGCGATTTCGCGCTGATCTGGGAGGCGCATGGCCTGCGCTATGCCGTGCCGCGGCCGAAGGGGGTGGCGGGGACGGTGCTCTTCAACGGCTCGCGCAGTCGGCTGGGCGATGCCGCGCGCGCCTTTGCCGGGCTGGAGGTCATCCATGTCACCGCGCCGCTGGAGATCCGCGCGGCCCGCCTTGCCGCGCGGGGCCGCGAGGACCCGGACGACATGCGCCGCCGCCTGCGCCGCGCCGCCCCCCTGCCCCCTGGCCTCACCGTCCACGAGATCGACAATGGCGGCCCGCTGGATCACGCCGTCGCCGCCGCCTTGGCGGTGCTGGAGGCCCGATGTCAGATCGGATAG
- the phnL gene encoding phosphonate C-P lyase system protein PhnL, whose amino-acid sequence MIELRDVSKSFVLHNQGSAVIPVLSGVSLSVGPGECVGLAGPSGAGKSTLMRVIWGNYLANGGSVMVAGTDIARADPRAIIALRRERMAYVSQFLRVVPRVPTLDVVAEPLMAHAPEDEAREAARALLTRLRIPERLWSLSPTTFSGGEQQRVNIARGFIRPVPVMLLDEPTASLDAANRDTVLSLIEEAKARGTAVIGIFHDAEARARVCDRLVDVAGCAA is encoded by the coding sequence ATGATCGAATTGCGTGACGTGTCGAAATCCTTCGTCCTGCACAATCAGGGATCGGCGGTGATCCCGGTGCTGTCGGGCGTGTCGCTGTCCGTGGGGCCGGGGGAATGCGTGGGGCTGGCGGGGCCGTCCGGGGCGGGGAAATCCACGCTGATGCGGGTGATCTGGGGCAATTATCTGGCGAATGGCGGATCGGTCATGGTGGCGGGCACCGACATCGCCCGCGCCGACCCGCGCGCGATCATCGCCCTGCGCCGCGAACGCATGGCCTATGTCAGCCAGTTCCTGCGCGTCGTGCCCCGCGTGCCGACGTTGGACGTGGTGGCCGAACCGCTGATGGCCCATGCCCCCGAGGACGAGGCCCGCGAGGCCGCCCGCGCCCTGCTGACGCGGCTGCGCATTCCCGAGCGCCTCTGGTCCCTCTCCCCCACCACCTTTTCGGGCGGAGAGCAGCAGCGCGTGAACATCGCGCGCGGGTTCATCCGCCCCGTGCCGGTGATGCTGCTGGACGAACCGACCGCCAGCCTCGATGCCGCGAACCGGGACACCGTTCTGTCCCTGATCGAGGAGGCGAAGGCCCGCGGCACCGCCGTCATTGGCATCTTTCACGACGCCGAGGCGCGGGCCCGCGTCTGCGATCGGCTGGTCGATGTGGCGGGGTGCGCGGCATGA
- the phnK gene encoding phosphonate C-P lyase system protein PhnK: MSALLSVRGLEKRYGARIGCTGVSFDLHPGEVMGIVGESGSGKSTLLSCLAGLQPADAGTVVFDGRDVLAMTEAERRRLGRTDWAFVHQNPRDGLRMAVSAGGNVGERLMAVGARHYGTIRSAAEEWLERVEIDPARIDERPGGFSGGMQQRLQIARNLVTGPRLVFMDEPTGGLDVSVQARLLDLLRGLVRRMGLSAVIVTHDLAVVRLLADRLMVMKGGHVVETGLTDQVLDDPQHAYTQLLVSSVLQVG; this comes from the coding sequence ATGAGCGCGCTGCTGAGTGTGCGCGGCCTTGAGAAGCGCTATGGCGCGCGGATCGGCTGCACCGGCGTCAGCTTCGATCTGCATCCGGGCGAGGTGATGGGCATCGTCGGGGAAAGCGGATCGGGCAAGTCCACGCTTCTGTCCTGCCTTGCGGGGCTGCAACCTGCCGATGCCGGCACGGTGGTGTTCGACGGCCGCGATGTGCTGGCCATGACCGAGGCCGAGCGTCGCCGCCTTGGCCGCACCGACTGGGCCTTCGTGCATCAGAATCCGCGCGACGGGCTGCGCATGGCCGTCAGCGCCGGCGGCAATGTCGGAGAGCGTCTGATGGCGGTGGGCGCGCGCCATTACGGCACGATCCGCAGCGCCGCCGAGGAGTGGCTGGAGCGGGTGGAGATCGACCCCGCCCGCATCGACGAACGGCCCGGCGGGTTTTCCGGCGGGATGCAGCAGCGGCTTCAGATCGCGCGCAACCTCGTGACGGGGCCGCGCCTCGTCTTCATGGACGAGCCGACGGGCGGGCTGGATGTGTCGGTGCAGGCGCGGCTTTTGGATTTGCTGCGCGGTTTGGTACGGCGGATGGGCCTGTCGGCGGTGATCGTCACGCATGATCTGGCGGTGGTGCGCCTCTTGGCGGATCGGCTGATGGTGATGAAGGGCGGCCATGTCGTCGAAACCGGCCTGACGGATCAGGTCCTCGACGATCCGCAGCATGCCTATACGCAACTTCTGGTGTCTTCGGTTCTGCAGGTGGGATGA
- a CDS encoding alpha-D-ribose 1-methylphosphonate 5-phosphate C-P-lyase PhnJ has product MTDYTFAYLDEDTKRMIRRALLKAVAIPGYQVPFASREMPMPYGWGTGGVQVTAACLHPGDVLKVIDQGADDTTNAVSIRRFFQRTAGIAVTERTEEASLIQTRHRIPEAPLRDGQIMVFQVPIPEPLRFLEPRETETRRMHALSDYGLMQVKLYEDIARHGEIATAYAYPVKVEGHYVMDPSPIPRFDNPKLNRSPALMLFGAGREQRIYALPPHTRVESLDFDDFPFVPSKADHPCALCGSRESYLDEIIIDDAGGRMFVCSDTAFCRDGGAA; this is encoded by the coding sequence ATGACCGACTACACCTTCGCCTATCTGGACGAGGACACCAAGCGCATGATCCGCCGCGCGCTGCTGAAGGCAGTGGCGATCCCGGGATATCAGGTGCCCTTCGCCTCGCGCGAGATGCCGATGCCCTATGGCTGGGGCACGGGCGGCGTGCAGGTGACGGCGGCCTGCCTGCATCCGGGCGATGTGCTGAAGGTGATCGATCAGGGCGCCGACGACACGACCAATGCCGTGTCGATCCGCCGGTTCTTTCAGCGCACCGCCGGCATCGCCGTGACCGAACGCACCGAGGAGGCGAGCCTGATCCAGACCCGCCACCGCATCCCCGAAGCCCCCCTGCGGGACGGGCAGATCATGGTCTTCCAAGTCCCGATCCCCGAACCGCTGCGCTTTCTCGAACCCCGCGAGACGGAGACCCGCCGCATGCACGCGCTCAGCGATTACGGCCTGATGCAGGTCAAGCTTTATGAAGACATCGCCCGCCATGGCGAGATCGCGACCGCCTATGCCTATCCGGTAAAGGTGGAGGGGCATTACGTCATGGACCCCTCGCCCATCCCGCGCTTCGACAATCCCAAGCTGAACCGCAGCCCGGCACTGATGCTGTTCGGCGCGGGGCGCGAGCAGCGGATCTATGCGCTGCCCCCCCATACGCGGGTCGAGAGCCTCGATTTCGACGATTTCCCCTTCGTTCCCAGCAAGGCCGACCATCCCTGCGCCCTTTGCGGATCGCGCGAGAGCTATCTCGATGAGATCATCATCGACGATGCGGGCGGGCGGATGTTCGTCTGTTCGGACACGGCCTTCTGCCGGGACGGGGGCGCGGCATGA
- a CDS encoding carbon-phosphorus lyase complex subunit PhnI yields the protein MYVAVKGGERAIDNAHAWLAEERRGDPAIPDLSIPQIRAQMALAVDRVMSEGSLHDPDLAALAIKQARGDLIEAIFLIRAYRTTLPRFGASAPVDTGAMQISRRISATFKDAPGGQILGPTFDYTHRLLDFALLAEGAVPPAPQTPTEEAATPRILSILDRDGLIEGAPPGGDPPGDLTRAPLELPADRALRLQALTRGDEGFLLGLAYSTQRGYARNHAFVGELRIGTVPVAMEIPELGLEVEIGEIELTECDTVNQFKGSRTEPPQFTRGYGLTFGQTERKAIAMALVDRALRWRELGEDDTGAPAQDEEFVLSHCDNIQATGFLEHIKLPHYVDFQAELELVRRLRAAAEAQS from the coding sequence ATGTACGTTGCCGTCAAAGGGGGGGAGCGGGCGATCGACAACGCCCATGCGTGGCTGGCCGAAGAACGGCGCGGCGATCCCGCGATCCCCGATCTGTCCATTCCGCAGATCCGCGCGCAGATGGCGCTGGCGGTGGACCGGGTGATGTCGGAAGGCTCGCTCCACGATCCCGATCTGGCCGCGCTGGCGATCAAGCAGGCGCGCGGCGATCTGATCGAGGCGATCTTTCTGATCCGCGCCTATCGCACCACGCTGCCGCGCTTCGGCGCCTCTGCCCCGGTGGACACGGGCGCGATGCAGATCAGCCGCCGCATCTCGGCCACGTTCAAGGACGCGCCGGGCGGGCAGATCCTTGGGCCGACCTTCGATTACACCCACCGGCTCTTGGATTTCGCGCTTCTGGCCGAAGGCGCGGTGCCCCCCGCCCCCCAGACCCCGACCGAAGAGGCCGCGACCCCGCGCATCCTGTCGATCCTGGATCGCGACGGCCTGATCGAAGGCGCGCCCCCCGGCGGCGATCCGCCCGGCGATCTGACGCGCGCGCCGCTGGAACTGCCCGCGGACCGGGCGCTGCGCCTTCAGGCGCTGACCCGGGGGGATGAGGGGTTCCTCCTCGGCCTCGCCTATTCGACGCAGCGCGGCTATGCCCGCAACCACGCCTTCGTCGGGGAATTGCGCATCGGCACCGTCCCCGTCGCGATGGAGATCCCCGAACTGGGCCTCGAGGTGGAGATCGGCGAGATCGAGCTGACCGAATGCGACACGGTCAACCAGTTCAAGGGCAGCCGGACCGAGCCGCCGCAATTCACCCGTGGCTATGGGCTGACCTTCGGGCAGACCGAGCGCAAGGCCATCGCCATGGCGCTGGTGGACCGAGCGCTGCGCTGGCGCGAGCTTGGCGAGGACGACACCGGCGCCCCCGCGCAGGACGAGGAATTCGTGCTGTCCCATTGCGACAACATTCAGGCGACGGGGTTCCTCGAACATATCAAGCTGCCCCATTACGTCGATTTTCAGGCGGAACTGGAGCTGGTTCGCCGCCTGCGCGCGGCCGCGGAGGCGCAATCATGA